Proteins found in one Limnohabitans sp. TEGF004 genomic segment:
- a CDS encoding phasin family protein has translation MTLTPEQVIAANKANLETLVGLTTKAFSGVEQLIELNLAAAKSTLADSQKQTNAALSVKDAQELLALQASLFQPLAEKAVAYNRHLVEITTGTGSHFQGHVESKVAEAQKAFHDMVDNAAKNAPAGSEAAVAAFKTAVAAGNNALESVQKAVKQATDVAEANYKNMTETALKTAKPAAKKR, from the coding sequence ATGACTTTGACACCTGAACAAGTAATCGCCGCTAACAAAGCTAATCTGGAAACTCTGGTGGGTTTGACCACCAAAGCTTTCTCTGGCGTGGAGCAACTCATCGAGTTGAACTTGGCCGCTGCGAAAAGCACTTTGGCTGATTCACAAAAACAAACCAACGCTGCTTTGAGCGTGAAAGACGCACAAGAGTTGTTGGCTTTGCAAGCCAGCCTGTTCCAACCTTTGGCTGAAAAAGCTGTGGCCTACAACCGTCACTTGGTTGAAATCACCACAGGTACAGGTTCACATTTCCAAGGTCACGTGGAATCTAAAGTGGCTGAAGCGCAAAAAGCTTTCCACGACATGGTGGACAACGCTGCTAAAAACGCACCTGCTGGTTCTGAAGCTGCTGTGGCTGCATTCAAAACTGCAGTTGCCGCTGGTAACAACGCTTTGGAATCTGTGCAAAAAGCTGTCAAGCAAGCCACTGATGTTGCTGAAGCCAACTACAAAAACATGACAGAAACAGCTTTGAAAACAGCTAAGCCAGCTGCTAAGAAGCGTTAA
- the rpiA gene encoding ribose-5-phosphate isomerase RpiA — protein sequence MNTPTAATPLSQDELKTLVGQAALQYVVPGEVVGVGTGSTVNKFIDALATMKDQIKGAVSSSVASTERLQALGIPVFEAAEVESLSVYIDGADEIDHQGHMVKGGGAALTREKIVAAQSKMFVCIADESKLVDALGAFPLPVEVIPMATARVMRQFAAMGGSAKVRLKDGQPLVTDNGQHIVDVTGLKISDPLQFETDVSQWPGVVTVGVFAHQKAQVCLLGTSTGVKTLKF from the coding sequence ATGAACACGCCCACAGCTGCCACACCTTTGTCTCAAGATGAATTGAAAACTTTGGTGGGCCAAGCCGCCTTGCAATATGTGGTGCCCGGCGAAGTGGTGGGTGTGGGGACAGGCTCAACGGTGAACAAGTTCATCGACGCCTTGGCCACCATGAAAGACCAAATCAAAGGCGCGGTGTCTAGCTCGGTGGCGTCCACTGAACGCTTGCAAGCTTTAGGCATCCCAGTGTTTGAAGCCGCCGAGGTGGAAAGCCTGTCGGTCTACATCGACGGTGCGGACGAAATCGATCACCAAGGCCACATGGTCAAAGGCGGCGGTGCGGCGTTGACCCGCGAAAAAATTGTGGCTGCGCAATCCAAAATGTTTGTGTGCATTGCCGATGAAAGCAAGCTGGTCGATGCACTGGGCGCGTTCCCGTTGCCCGTGGAAGTCATCCCCATGGCCACCGCGCGCGTGATGCGCCAATTCGCTGCGATGGGCGGCAGCGCCAAGGTGCGTTTGAAAGACGGTCAACCGCTGGTGACCGACAACGGCCAACACATCGTCGATGTGACGGGTTTGAAAATCAGCGACCCGCTGCAGTTTGAAACCGACGTCAGCCAATGGCCGGGCGTGGTAACGGTGGGTGTGTTTGCCCATCAAAAAGCGCAGGTGTGTTTGCTGGGCACATCGACCGGCGTGAAGACGCTGAAGTTTTGA
- a CDS encoding DUF393 domain-containing protein, with amino-acid sequence MQTTTATTTPELTLYYDGQCPLCVAEIDFLQSRNAQGQLAFVDVTHTGFEAAGHNISCEAAMAQIHGRTADGQVLVGVPVFATAYRLAKLPVLAWVLSRKWLMPVLQPAYVLFAKHRQAISKRIGPSVLKLSKRFLR; translated from the coding sequence ATGCAAACCACAACTGCCACCACCACGCCCGAACTCACGCTGTACTACGACGGCCAGTGCCCGCTGTGCGTGGCTGAGATAGATTTTTTGCAAAGCCGCAATGCGCAGGGCCAGTTGGCCTTTGTGGACGTTACCCACACTGGCTTTGAGGCTGCGGGCCACAACATCTCGTGCGAAGCCGCCATGGCGCAGATTCATGGCCGCACCGCCGATGGCCAAGTGCTGGTGGGTGTGCCCGTGTTTGCCACCGCTTACCGGCTAGCCAAACTGCCTGTTTTGGCTTGGGTGTTGTCACGCAAATGGCTCATGCCGGTGCTGCAACCGGCCTATGTGCTGTTTGCCAAACACCGCCAAGCCATCTCAAAACGCATTGGGCCCAGCGTTTTGAAGCTTTCCAAGCGCTTTTTGCGGTGA
- a CDS encoding SDR family NAD(P)-dependent oxidoreductase: MFAGHIDRREDAEVLKSLGTSYRALVLGASGALGSAFVEALKGDAACTDVVGLSRNSQPAFRLEDEASMAAAATELAAQSQGPFHLIIDATGALSIDGQGPEKHMGALNAAQLARAFEVNTIGPALLLKHFVPLLAIEQRSIYAKLSARVGSISDNGKGGWYGYRAAKAALNMVLQTAAIEAARKRPQLVVAAMQPGTVASNLSAPFVPAQDCLTPAQSVAGLLSALDDLPAKAAAHFVDYKGAAIPW; this comes from the coding sequence GTGTTTGCTGGGCACATCGACCGGCGTGAAGACGCTGAAGTTTTGAAAAGCCTAGGCACTTCGTATCGAGCTTTGGTGCTGGGTGCATCAGGTGCGCTGGGGAGTGCTTTTGTTGAAGCCTTGAAGGGCGACGCAGCATGCACCGACGTGGTGGGCTTGTCGCGCAATTCGCAACCTGCATTTCGTTTAGAAGACGAGGCCAGCATGGCAGCTGCGGCTACTGAGCTGGCCGCCCAATCTCAAGGCCCGTTTCACCTCATCATCGATGCCACAGGTGCGCTCAGCATTGACGGGCAGGGGCCAGAAAAACACATGGGTGCACTCAACGCCGCGCAACTGGCGCGTGCGTTTGAAGTCAACACCATTGGCCCCGCGTTGTTGCTCAAACACTTTGTACCTTTGCTCGCTATTGAGCAGCGCAGCATTTACGCCAAGCTATCAGCGCGCGTGGGCAGCATCAGCGACAACGGCAAAGGCGGTTGGTATGGCTACCGTGCAGCCAAAGCAGCATTGAACATGGTGCTGCAAACCGCAGCGATTGAAGCCGCCCGTAAACGCCCACAACTCGTAGTGGCTGCTATGCAGCCCGGCACAGTGGCATCCAATTTGTCAGCGCCGTTTGTGCCGGCGCAAGACTGCCTTACGCCCGCGCAATCGGTGGCGGGTTTACTCAGTGCTTTGGATGATTTGCCAGCGAAAGCCGCTGCGCACTTTGTGGATTACAAAGGCGCAGCGATTCCTTGGTGA
- a CDS encoding MFS transporter: protein MKTNTSAPEALSPTTRRAIFLLSLATFCSMALQRICDPMLPELSRVFDAPISEASRVISFFAIAYGLMQLFYGPVGDRLGKYRVVMLATIGCSVGCVLSALSADLTFLVAARVGTALAAAAIIPLSLAWVGDVVHYEHRQETLARVGLGTMLGITAGQLFGGLLTDTLGWRWAFALMAAAFATVSLLLGQQLKHLDPTAHPTHAPTGFFKQLQQVAHNPWARTFLSITLIEGATVFGVLAVTAAHLHQVHHISLTLAGGTTALFGLGGMAYIATAKITIRRFGEVGLARYGGMSFGAAFLVIAFAPWWQLALPSCFIAGFGFAMFHNTMQAKATQMVPTARGTGVTLFAGFLFLGQSLGVLILAELLSHFNSPLILGADALVVCAMGIFLSHAIAKRNATQADHA, encoded by the coding sequence TTGAAAACAAACACATCTGCCCCTGAAGCTCTATCGCCCACCACCCGTCGGGCGATTTTTTTGTTGTCGCTGGCAACGTTTTGCAGCATGGCCTTGCAGCGCATTTGCGACCCCATGCTGCCCGAGCTGTCGCGCGTCTTTGATGCGCCCATCAGTGAGGCCTCACGAGTCATTTCATTCTTCGCCATCGCCTACGGTTTGATGCAGCTCTTTTATGGCCCCGTAGGTGACCGCTTAGGCAAATACCGCGTCGTCATGCTGGCCACCATCGGTTGCAGCGTAGGCTGCGTGCTGTCGGCGCTCAGCGCAGACTTGACGTTTCTTGTGGCCGCGCGTGTCGGCACCGCATTGGCGGCAGCCGCCATCATTCCGCTCTCATTGGCGTGGGTGGGCGATGTGGTGCATTACGAGCATCGCCAAGAAACCTTGGCCCGTGTGGGTTTGGGCACCATGCTGGGCATCACGGCTGGCCAGTTGTTTGGCGGACTGCTGACTGACACCTTGGGTTGGCGCTGGGCTTTTGCACTGATGGCCGCGGCTTTTGCCACCGTGAGTCTTTTGCTTGGCCAACAGCTCAAACATTTGGACCCCACCGCGCACCCAACACATGCACCCACAGGTTTTTTCAAACAGCTGCAACAAGTGGCGCATAACCCATGGGCACGCACCTTTCTGAGCATCACACTGATTGAAGGCGCCACTGTATTTGGCGTATTGGCCGTGACAGCGGCGCACTTGCATCAGGTGCACCACATCTCCCTCACGTTGGCAGGCGGGACCACGGCGCTCTTTGGATTAGGGGGCATGGCTTACATAGCCACGGCCAAAATCACCATTCGACGCTTTGGAGAAGTGGGTTTGGCGCGTTACGGCGGCATGAGCTTTGGCGCCGCATTTTTGGTGATTGCGTTTGCACCTTGGTGGCAACTGGCGCTGCCCTCTTGCTTTATTGCTGGCTTTGGGTTTGCCATGTTTCACAACACCATGCAGGCCAAGGCCACGCAAATGGTGCCCACCGCACGCGGCACAGGCGTGACGCTGTTTGCTGGCTTTTTATTTTTAGGCCAATCGCTTGGCGTGTTGATACTGGCTGAACTCTTGAGCCACTTCAACTCGCCGTTGATTTTGGGCGCTGATGCTTTGGTGGTTTGTGCGATGGGCATCTTTTTGTCACATGCCATTGCCAAACGCAACGCGACACAGGCCGACCACGCTTAA
- a CDS encoding 3'-5' exonuclease: protein MTQDIEQLAQQLEQHPDYRVLRRLVPGRVFNTPAPGQKLSKGVVLDTETTGFDVAQDRVIELGMLAFEFDPVTGVVYRVSDVFDELEDPGFAIPPATIAVHHITDEMVKGHHIDDARVAEFLKNVDVVIAHNAQFDRPFVEARWPLFEQLNWACSIKDIDWREEGFGSAKLEYLLSTQGYFYEAHRAEADCWALLELLNQVLPQSQQTALLAVLMTLNKPQQKVYAINSPFETKDKLKARNYRWSAELRCWSRVVAGEAETKQELEWLKHHVYAGRSARVELETTGGKVRYSNRLGHKEVVTL, encoded by the coding sequence ATGACTCAAGACATCGAACAACTCGCCCAACAACTCGAACAACACCCAGACTACCGCGTGCTTCGCCGCCTCGTGCCTGGCCGTGTGTTCAACACCCCCGCCCCCGGCCAAAAGCTCAGCAAAGGCGTGGTGCTCGACACCGAGACCACCGGCTTTGACGTGGCCCAAGACCGCGTGATTGAGCTGGGCATGCTGGCCTTTGAATTCGACCCCGTCACAGGCGTGGTCTACCGCGTGAGCGATGTGTTTGATGAGCTAGAAGACCCAGGCTTTGCCATTCCCCCCGCGACCATTGCCGTGCACCACATCACCGACGAGATGGTGAAAGGCCACCACATTGACGATGCGCGCGTGGCTGAGTTTTTGAAAAACGTGGACGTGGTCATTGCCCACAACGCCCAATTTGACCGCCCCTTCGTCGAAGCTCGCTGGCCGCTGTTTGAGCAGCTCAACTGGGCATGCAGCATCAAAGACATTGACTGGCGCGAAGAAGGCTTTGGCTCCGCCAAGCTGGAGTATTTGCTCAGCACCCAAGGCTACTTTTACGAAGCCCACCGCGCCGAGGCCGATTGCTGGGCGCTGCTTGAGCTACTCAATCAAGTACTGCCGCAAAGCCAACAAACGGCTCTGCTTGCCGTGCTGATGACTTTGAACAAGCCGCAGCAAAAGGTGTACGCCATCAACTCGCCGTTTGAGACCAAGGACAAGCTCAAAGCACGTAACTACCGCTGGTCTGCAGAGCTGCGCTGCTGGAGCCGCGTGGTGGCTGGTGAAGCCGAAACCAAGCAAGAGCTGGAATGGCTCAAGCACCATGTATACGCAGGCCGCAGTGCTCGCGTGGAGCTAGAAACCACGGGCGGCAAAGTGCGTTACTCAAACCGCTTGGGTCACAAAGAAGTGGTCACGCTCTAA
- a CDS encoding amidase, with protein sequence MTQACFDTSTTATQRVASALEGAASPAAQHVFTQLYADAARASAQQRDAEAKAGRSLGVLHGVCITLKDNIDVASETTMAGGVVCAGEAPALHDAPVVQRLRDAGAVVLGKTNMSEFAFSGVGINPHHGTPANPADPAHARVPGGSSSGAAVSVALGLAEAGIGTDTGGSIRIPAALCGLVGYKSTQVRIPCTGVMELSRTLDTVCSITRSVRACLAVDAVLSQQALPTDATELRGLRFAVPQTLMMDDVHATVAQAFVRTLHRINKAGAQVVEMPFTALGDIAALSMPGGFSPIESYAAHHARLERGAHQIDHRVVARMMLGKGISAQDYLELHNRRNAWITAAQQTLEGFDAMLCPTVPMVAPLTEPLLKDDEAFFKVNRLLLRNPSAINYMDGCAWSLPCHEAGELPVGLMVSSVAGQDAHLARVALALENLINS encoded by the coding sequence ATGACCCAAGCCTGCTTTGATACATCCACCACCGCCACACAACGTGTGGCCAGCGCGCTAGAGGGCGCAGCCAGCCCAGCTGCGCAACATGTGTTCACGCAGCTCTATGCCGATGCCGCACGCGCCTCAGCGCAGCAACGTGATGCTGAGGCGAAAGCAGGCCGCAGCCTAGGTGTGTTGCACGGCGTGTGCATCACGCTCAAAGACAACATCGACGTGGCGAGCGAAACCACCATGGCCGGTGGCGTGGTGTGCGCGGGCGAAGCGCCTGCGCTGCACGATGCACCCGTGGTGCAACGCTTGCGCGATGCAGGTGCGGTGGTGCTGGGCAAAACCAATATGAGCGAGTTTGCGTTCTCGGGCGTGGGCATCAACCCACACCACGGCACGCCTGCCAATCCTGCTGACCCAGCGCATGCACGCGTGCCCGGAGGTTCGTCGTCGGGCGCTGCAGTGTCTGTGGCTTTGGGGCTGGCCGAGGCCGGTATTGGCACAGACACGGGCGGCTCTATCCGTATACCCGCCGCGCTGTGTGGCTTGGTGGGCTACAAGAGCACGCAAGTGCGTATTCCGTGCACGGGTGTGATGGAGTTGTCGCGCACGCTGGACACCGTTTGCAGCATCACACGCTCGGTGCGGGCGTGTTTGGCGGTGGATGCGGTGCTGTCGCAACAAGCGTTGCCTACTGATGCCACAGAGTTGCGCGGCCTGCGTTTTGCCGTGCCGCAAACTTTGATGATGGACGATGTGCATGCCACCGTGGCCCAGGCTTTTGTGCGCACTTTGCATCGCATCAACAAGGCGGGTGCGCAAGTGGTGGAGATGCCCTTCACAGCACTGGGCGACATTGCTGCGCTCAGCATGCCCGGTGGTTTTTCGCCCATCGAGAGCTACGCTGCACACCACGCGCGCCTGGAGCGCGGTGCACACCAAATTGACCACCGCGTGGTGGCTCGCATGATGCTGGGCAAAGGCATCAGCGCCCAAGACTACCTAGAGCTACACAACCGCCGCAACGCGTGGATTACTGCAGCCCAACAAACGCTGGAAGGCTTTGACGCCATGTTGTGCCCCACAGTGCCCATGGTCGCGCCATTGACTGAGCCTTTGCTCAAAGACGATGAGGCATTTTTCAAAGTGAATCGCTTATTGCTGCGCAACCCCTCGGCTATCAACTACATGGACGGCTGCGCGTGGAGCCTGCCTTGCCATGAAGCGGGTGAGTTGCCTGTGGGTTTGATGGTGTCTAGCGTTGCCGGCCAGGACGCGCATTTGGCGCGCGTGGCGTTGGCTTTAGAAAACTTAATCAATTCTTGA
- a CDS encoding quinone-dependent dihydroorotate dehydrogenase, producing the protein MSLLPYSLARPFLFACAPETAHEHTLAMLARTQNTPLAWAYCQERVQDPVQLAGLNFPNRVGLAAGLDKNAHCIDGLAAMGFGFVEVGTVTPKGQPGNPKPRMFRLPEANALINRLGFNNEGLDAFLANVKLAKFRSNSTKHGGTPMLLGLNIGKNAATPIENAADDYLICLDGVYPHADYVTVNISSPNTKNLRELQSDEALDALIGTLAKRRAELAQQHNKQVPVFIKIAPDLDSDQIAVIAATLKRHCVHEGTPSWGVIATNTTIARDAVQGMAHADETGGLSGAPVFEKSNEVIRQLRAAMGPNFPIIGVGGILSGADAVAKIKAGADVVQIYTGLIYKGPALVKEAALAIRDRTK; encoded by the coding sequence ATGTCGTTGTTGCCTTATTCCCTCGCCCGCCCATTTCTGTTTGCTTGTGCTCCCGAAACCGCCCATGAGCACACGCTGGCCATGCTGGCCCGCACGCAAAACACGCCGCTGGCGTGGGCCTATTGCCAAGAGCGCGTGCAAGACCCCGTTCAACTGGCAGGTTTGAACTTCCCCAACCGTGTGGGCTTGGCCGCAGGCTTGGACAAAAACGCGCACTGCATTGACGGCTTGGCCGCGATGGGTTTTGGTTTTGTGGAAGTGGGCACCGTCACGCCCAAAGGCCAGCCGGGCAACCCCAAGCCGCGCATGTTCCGTTTACCCGAAGCCAATGCATTGATTAACCGCTTGGGCTTTAACAACGAAGGTTTGGATGCTTTCTTGGCCAATGTGAAGCTGGCGAAGTTCCGCAGCAACTCAACCAAGCATGGTGGCACGCCCATGTTGCTTGGCCTCAACATCGGCAAGAACGCCGCCACGCCCATTGAGAATGCGGCTGACGATTATTTGATTTGCCTTGATGGCGTCTACCCACACGCCGACTATGTGACGGTGAACATCTCCAGCCCCAACACCAAAAACTTGCGCGAGCTGCAAAGCGACGAAGCGCTGGATGCACTCATTGGCACGCTCGCCAAACGCCGCGCGGAGTTGGCTCAGCAACACAACAAGCAAGTGCCGGTGTTCATCAAGATTGCGCCTGATTTGGACAGCGATCAAATCGCGGTGATTGCGGCCACGTTGAAGCGTCACTGTGTGCACGAAGGCACGCCATCTTGGGGCGTGATTGCGACGAATACAACGATCGCCCGCGACGCCGTGCAAGGCATGGCACACGCCGACGAAACAGGCGGCCTTTCAGGTGCCCCCGTGTTCGAGAAAAGCAACGAAGTCATTCGCCAGTTGCGCGCGGCGATGGGCCCCAACTTCCCCATCATCGGCGTGGGTGGCATCTTGAGCGGCGCCGATGCCGTAGCGAAAATCAAAGCAGGTGCGGATGTGGTGCAGATTTACACCGGTCTGATTTACAAAGGCCCAGCACTCGTGAAAGAGGCTGCGTTGGCCATTCGCGATCGCACTAAATAA
- a CDS encoding C40 family peptidase produces the protein MNKRLFLGVCMTQFLLACSTVSRQSTTSQSYPNNPAKRQDIVMQAMAMLDRGYTYGGKKLHTGFDCSGLVTFVYKESAGIAIKGSAAQMAEAARPVNASQAHPGDLVFFNTLGSPFSHVGIYIGDGKFVHAANERTGVKTERLSHSYWSKRFEGYRTVFA, from the coding sequence ATGAATAAACGCTTATTCCTTGGCGTTTGCATGACGCAATTTTTGTTGGCTTGCTCGACGGTGTCGCGTCAATCGACCACATCGCAAAGCTACCCCAACAACCCCGCTAAGCGCCAAGACATCGTCATGCAAGCCATGGCCATGCTAGATCGCGGCTACACCTATGGCGGTAAAAAACTCCATACGGGGTTTGACTGTTCGGGCTTGGTGACCTTTGTGTACAAAGAGTCCGCTGGCATTGCGATCAAAGGCAGCGCGGCACAAATGGCAGAGGCTGCACGTCCCGTCAATGCGTCGCAGGCCCATCCTGGTGACTTGGTGTTTTTCAACACCTTGGGCAGTCCGTTTTCCCATGTGGGCATCTACATTGGCGATGGCAAATTTGTGCACGCAGCCAACGAGCGAACCGGTGTGAAAACCGAGCGCTTGAGCCATAGCTATTGGTCAAAACGCTTTGAGGGTTATCGCACGGTTTTTGCCTGA
- a CDS encoding NAD(P)/FAD-dependent oxidoreductase: MDKVDGVVIGAGVVGLAAARALIQAAPETAREWLVLEAADAIGTGTSSRNSEVIHAGIYYPQGSLKAKLCVQGRDMLYAYAAERGVSYQRCGKLIVATHVEQLPALHAVLQKAHANGVTDVVLLTAEQAQSMEPALSCVAALHSPSTGIVDSHGLMLSLQGDFENAGGIVALNSPVASAVCREDGIVVRMADGSELLAQTVVNAAGLTAPWLAKRFEGLAAQHVPQAYFAKGNYFTLSGKSAFSRLIYPVPEAAGLGVHLTLDLGGQAKFGPDVQWVDGPDDLAVSTEHEQAFYDAVRKYWPALGDGALQAGYAGIRPKISGPNAEAADFCIQGPDVHGVKDLVNLFGIESPGLTSALAIGDAVVQALQ, from the coding sequence GTGGATAAAGTAGATGGTGTGGTGATTGGCGCAGGTGTGGTGGGCTTGGCTGCGGCGCGTGCTTTGATTCAGGCGGCACCAGAAACTGCTCGCGAGTGGTTGGTGTTGGAAGCGGCAGACGCCATTGGCACGGGCACCAGTTCGCGCAACAGCGAAGTCATTCACGCAGGCATTTACTACCCGCAAGGCTCGCTCAAGGCCAAGTTGTGCGTGCAAGGTCGCGACATGCTGTATGCCTATGCGGCAGAGCGCGGTGTGTCGTACCAGCGCTGTGGCAAATTGATTGTGGCGACACATGTGGAGCAACTCCCTGCACTTCATGCCGTTTTGCAAAAGGCCCACGCCAATGGCGTGACCGATGTGGTGCTGCTTACCGCCGAGCAAGCGCAATCGATGGAGCCCGCGCTGTCATGCGTGGCAGCCTTGCATTCACCCAGCACGGGCATTGTGGACAGTCACGGTTTGATGCTGAGTTTGCAAGGTGATTTTGAAAATGCAGGCGGCATCGTGGCCTTGAATTCGCCTGTTGCTTCAGCCGTGTGTCGCGAAGATGGCATCGTGGTGCGCATGGCCGATGGCTCTGAGTTGTTGGCGCAAACGGTGGTGAATGCAGCAGGGCTGACCGCGCCTTGGTTGGCGAAACGTTTTGAAGGGTTGGCCGCGCAGCATGTGCCGCAGGCTTACTTTGCCAAAGGCAACTATTTCACGCTCTCAGGCAAGTCAGCGTTTTCGCGTTTGATTTATCCCGTGCCCGAAGCCGCAGGTTTGGGCGTGCACTTGACGCTTGACCTGGGCGGTCAGGCCAAGTTTGGACCTGATGTGCAATGGGTGGACGGCCCTGATGATTTGGCGGTGTCCACCGAGCATGAGCAAGCGTTTTACGACGCCGTACGCAAGTATTGGCCAGCCTTGGGTGATGGTGCGTTGCAAGCTGGCTATGCGGGCATTCGCCCCAAAATATCTGGCCCCAACGCCGAAGCTGCTGATTTTTGTATCCAAGGCCCAGACGTGCATGGCGTGAAAGACTTGGTGAATTTGTTTGGCATTGAGTCACCAGGCTTGACGAGTGCGCTGGCGATCGGTGATGCCGTTGTTCAGGCCTTGCAGTAA
- a CDS encoding MAPEG family protein, with amino-acid sequence MNKAYLCVLVAGLLPYVCAMVAKWGFKKFDNHNPREWLAQQTGFRARANAAQANTFESFPLFAAGVIIATLAQVDAARIDLYAFVFVAARVGFIVCYVTDKASLRSLCWLVGLLSVVGLFAAALGL; translated from the coding sequence ATGAACAAAGCTTATCTGTGTGTCTTGGTGGCGGGCTTGTTGCCCTATGTGTGTGCCATGGTTGCGAAGTGGGGGTTCAAAAAGTTTGACAACCACAATCCACGTGAATGGTTGGCTCAGCAAACGGGTTTCCGTGCGCGCGCCAATGCGGCGCAGGCCAATACTTTTGAGTCGTTTCCACTGTTTGCTGCGGGCGTGATCATTGCCACCTTGGCGCAAGTGGATGCAGCACGTATTGATTTGTACGCGTTTGTGTTTGTTGCAGCACGCGTGGGCTTCATTGTTTGCTACGTGACCGACAAAGCCAGCTTGCGTTCTTTGTGCTGGTTGGTGGGCCTGCTGAGTGTGGTGGGTTTGTTTGCTGCGGCCTTGGGTTTGTAA
- a CDS encoding phospholipase D family protein has product MKFFVSLLIGLLSGVCSWAWAQPNQDAMTAEVLGVYFTPPANAVAAIVRAIDDSEREVLVQAYGFTHNAIAQALIRAHQRGVEVRVLLDRKSQSSNRYVMEVLSDAQIELRQDGKHAIAHNKVMVIDRTIVITGSFNFTNSASTRNAENFLVLRSADLAEKYSQQWQHHWAHGVE; this is encoded by the coding sequence ATGAAATTTTTTGTGTCTTTGTTAATTGGTTTGTTGAGTGGGGTGTGTTCATGGGCTTGGGCACAACCCAACCAAGACGCCATGACGGCTGAGGTGTTGGGCGTTTACTTCACGCCACCTGCAAATGCTGTGGCAGCTATTGTGAGAGCGATTGATGACAGTGAGCGCGAAGTTTTGGTGCAAGCCTATGGCTTCACCCACAACGCCATTGCACAAGCCTTGATAAGAGCGCACCAACGTGGTGTCGAGGTGCGCGTGTTGCTGGATCGAAAAAGCCAAAGTTCAAACCGCTATGTGATGGAGGTGCTGAGCGATGCCCAAATTGAATTGCGCCAAGACGGCAAACATGCCATCGCTCACAACAAGGTGATGGTGATTGACCGAACCATCGTCATCACGGGCAGTTTCAATTTCACCAACTCTGCGTCCACCCGAAACGCAGAAAACTTTTTGGTTTTGAGATCCGCAGACTTGGCCGAAAAGTACAGCCAGCAGTGGCAACACCATTGGGCGCACGGAGTGGAGTAA